One genomic segment of Gottschalkia acidurici 9a includes these proteins:
- a CDS encoding chemotaxis protein CheX, with product MKVEYINSFYKAIQDIFKLMLDLDVERGELQVADEMISGKDANVMLGVTGDLKGTVFFSFTKDMTLEMVKIMSGMDMDEIDKFVSSAIGEVVNIVGGNALIDLNSYSCTCDITPPQIILGEYKSISMSDNKAILIPLKTSIGEFDVNIFLAE from the coding sequence ATGAAAGTAGAGTACATAAACTCCTTTTACAAGGCTATCCAAGATATATTTAAACTAATGCTTGATTTAGATGTAGAAAGAGGAGAATTACAAGTTGCAGATGAAATGATAAGTGGTAAAGATGCAAATGTTATGCTAGGTGTTACAGGGGATTTAAAAGGTACAGTTTTTTTTAGCTTTACTAAAGATATGACTCTAGAAATGGTTAAGATAATGTCAGGAATGGATATGGATGAGATAGACAAATTTGTGTCTTCAGCCATAGGTGAAGTAGTAAATATCGTTGGTGGAAATGCGCTAATAGACCTAAACAGTTATAGCTGCACTTGCGATATTACACCACCTCAAATAATTCTAGGTGAATATAAGTCAATATCTATGTCTGACAATAAAGCTATACTAATACCCCTAAAGACATCTATTGGTGAATTTGATGTAAATATATTCTTAGCAGAGTGA
- a CDS encoding bacteriohemerythrin yields the protein MKKLSIEKVGIKIMWKDKYRVGVDLIDEQHKELFNRLSTFIQIVQNEDNWDDKLDRVKETMEFLQDYVVYHFNDEEAYQEEIGYPDIENHKKIHAEFKQGINDYVKLLEQGGFTQEKIQELSAKLMTWLIMHVGRMDQKIGEYVKSKGGEVQ from the coding sequence ATGAAGAAATTATCAATAGAGAAAGTAGGTATAAAAATTATGTGGAAAGATAAATACAGAGTGGGTGTAGATTTAATTGATGAGCAGCACAAAGAATTGTTTAATCGCCTATCAACTTTTATTCAAATTGTTCAAAATGAGGATAACTGGGATGATAAGCTAGATAGAGTTAAAGAGACCATGGAGTTTTTACAAGACTATGTTGTATATCATTTTAATGATGAGGAAGCTTATCAAGAGGAAATTGGATATCCAGATATTGAGAATCATAAAAAGATTCATGCTGAATTTAAGCAAGGCATTAATGATTATGTTAAACTTCTGGAACAAGGAGGGTTTACACAAGAAAAAATACAAGAACTTAGTGCAAAGCTTATGACATGGTTGATTATGCATGTAGGAAGAATGGATCAGAAAATAGGAGAATACGTAAAAAGTAAAGGAGGGGAAGTACAATGA
- a CDS encoding stalk domain-containing protein has product MKNRILKKSFSLAIASIISISSGGLAYASNNINLNFNGQGYVPPSNTKVEDGHIMIPLKWIAEQLGAKVSWDNENKTVDIKVPESRILQSQINSFMYGLEPRTPKEAVDTWLKGVKSRSGSIQYAMLSTNLQEKTYDKFNEGYWNTGGSSPWIDDIVFLKEENINDAKVEYTIEYNLKSSAGIEGKGEKVITIEKNPEEYSSNWYITEIKSKENNCEMYTPAETIIK; this is encoded by the coding sequence ATGAAAAATAGAATATTAAAGAAAAGTTTTAGTTTAGCAATCGCAAGTATAATCTCTATTTCATCTGGAGGGTTAGCATATGCCTCTAATAATATTAATCTCAATTTTAATGGTCAAGGATATGTGCCTCCGTCAAATACTAAAGTTGAAGATGGTCATATAATGATTCCACTTAAATGGATAGCTGAACAACTAGGGGCTAAAGTATCTTGGGATAATGAAAATAAAACTGTTGATATTAAAGTTCCAGAAAGCCGTATATTACAATCTCAAATAAATAGTTTTATGTATGGACTTGAACCAAGAACACCTAAAGAAGCAGTTGATACTTGGCTTAAAGGAGTAAAAAGTCGTAGTGGATCAATTCAATATGCTATGCTTTCGACTAACTTACAAGAGAAAACATATGATAAGTTTAATGAAGGATATTGGAATACAGGAGGATCAAGTCCATGGATTGATGATATTGTATTCCTAAAAGAAGAAAATATAAATGATGCGAAAGTTGAATACACAATAGAATATAATTTAAAATCTTCAGCTGGAATTGAAGGTAAGGGTGAAAAAGTTATCACAATTGAGAAAAATCCTGAAGAATATAGTTCTAACTGGTATATAACTGAAATTAAGTCTAAGGAAAATAACTGTGAGATGTATACTCCTGCAGAAACTATAATTAAATAG
- a CDS encoding polysaccharide deacetylase family protein, producing the protein MKKNLIYSMGIIVCIVLFIYGKNMFTESYKVSSTSRAIIPILMYHHVVNDESKNNLITITDKRFKEDMDYIKENGYTSISFKELIDYKEGRRKLPDRPIIITFDDGYYNNYKYAYPILKEKNMKATIFVVGSRLGIANYNNDPRYSYFSWGEGKEMYESGLVEIQPHTYNLHYYKESSDHGEGALPKSGETKEQHHDRFSKDTENIVKAIKENIGCDSYVFAYPYGKYNDTNEEVLKDMNFKVTLTTKSKYADITDELYHLKRINVPSHKKLKELLDK; encoded by the coding sequence GTGAAAAAGAACTTAATATATAGTATGGGTATAATAGTATGCATTGTACTATTCATATATGGAAAAAACATGTTTACGGAAAGTTATAAGGTAAGTAGCACAAGTAGAGCGATTATACCCATATTAATGTATCATCATGTTGTAAATGACGAAAGTAAAAACAATCTAATAACAATAACAGACAAAAGATTTAAAGAAGATATGGACTATATAAAAGAAAATGGCTATACAAGTATATCTTTTAAAGAATTAATAGATTATAAAGAGGGTAGAAGAAAACTTCCAGATAGACCCATAATTATAACATTCGATGATGGATATTATAACAATTATAAATATGCTTATCCGATACTTAAAGAAAAGAACATGAAGGCAACTATATTTGTAGTTGGATCAAGACTAGGTATAGCTAACTACAATAATGATCCGAGATACTCTTACTTTTCTTGGGGAGAGGGAAAGGAGATGTATGAAAGTGGATTGGTAGAAATACAGCCACATACTTATAACCTTCATTATTATAAGGAAAGTAGTGATCACGGGGAAGGTGCATTACCAAAGTCTGGTGAAACTAAAGAACAACATCATGATAGATTTTCTAAAGATACAGAAAACATTGTAAAAGCCATAAAAGAAAACATAGGTTGTGATTCATATGTTTTTGCATATCCATATGGTAAATATAATGATACGAATGAGGAAGTATTAAAAGATATGAACTTTAAAGTTACTTTAACTACGAAGAGTAAATATGCCGATATAACTGATGAACTTTATCATTTAAAAAGAATAAATGTACCTTCACATAAGAAACTTAAAGAATTATTGGACAAGTAA
- a CDS encoding acyltransferase family protein, which yields MGKKRNEIVDILKGIAIVTVILVHVFRGKGKIDILIGEISRWAVPCFFMIQGYYMERTAQKPWVSNFVNKITKVYLPFVMFSTMYGLYFLKVREKEFTLTDVLLGETAVHLYFVIHYMIFATFIPLLYKLKESLRVNFIWFMMISNFIICLAYEIQKSYGIKLVFYSGLNPGKYWGFVALGMLVNERKSIFNYMRENPTRSIIVSAVVTLVGLLIPFITDTVGYMYNKSSLFPLAIGITSLIISYFYKNKVKDKNRLSYIGQRSFGVYLVHLFVIYFLKSIIGTESLGIVFILTLVVSILLVNMGRILMSQLNALVNERMRKQSEKELNI from the coding sequence ATAGGAAAAAAAAGAAATGAGATAGTAGATATACTAAAAGGTATAGCTATAGTCACAGTTATTTTAGTACATGTTTTCAGGGGAAAAGGAAAAATTGATATTTTAATAGGAGAAATAAGTAGATGGGCAGTTCCATGCTTTTTTATGATTCAAGGATATTATATGGAGAGGACTGCTCAGAAACCGTGGGTATCAAATTTTGTAAACAAGATAACTAAAGTATATTTACCTTTTGTAATGTTCTCTACTATGTATGGTTTATATTTTTTAAAAGTTAGAGAGAAAGAATTTACATTAACAGATGTTCTTTTAGGGGAAACTGCTGTGCATCTATATTTTGTAATTCATTATATGATTTTTGCAACGTTTATCCCATTATTATATAAGCTTAAAGAAAGTTTAAGGGTAAATTTTATATGGTTTATGATGATAAGTAACTTTATTATATGTTTAGCTTATGAGATACAGAAATCGTACGGGATAAAACTAGTGTTCTACAGTGGACTCAATCCAGGAAAGTATTGGGGATTTGTCGCATTAGGAATGTTAGTAAATGAAAGAAAAAGTATATTTAACTACATGAGAGAAAATCCTACTAGATCTATAATTGTATCCGCAGTAGTTACATTAGTAGGGTTACTAATTCCTTTTATAACAGATACAGTAGGATATATGTATAATAAATCTAGCTTATTTCCTCTTGCTATAGGAATTACGTCTTTAATCATATCATATTTTTATAAAAATAAAGTAAAAGATAAAAATAGATTGTCTTATATAGGGCAAAGAAGCTTTGGGGTTTATTTAGTACATCTTTTTGTTATATATTTCCTAAAATCGATAATAGGAACTGAATCATTGGGAATAGTGTTTATTCTAACTTTAGTTGTAAGTATCTTATTGGTAAATATGGGTAGGATTCTGATGAGCCAATTAAATGCTTTAGTAAATGAGAGGATGAGAAAGCAAAGTGAAAAAGAACTTAATATATAG
- a CDS encoding response regulator transcription factor: METILLVEDDKSLNRGISFKLERENFRVFRAENIKEAKEIFYSQDIDLIILDVGLPDGNGLDLCREIRKTSEVIIIFLTACDEEIDIVAGLDIGGDDYITKPFSLMVLISKINARLRRNTVKQNRKVTSDDISFYPQDMKLTKNGEDILLSRTELKLIRYLLLNNQQIITKEQLLTELWDIDGKFIDQNTVAVNIRRLREKIEDDPSKPEYIKTVRGMGYIWTEKCVSN, from the coding sequence ATGGAAACTATTTTATTAGTAGAAGATGATAAATCTTTAAATCGAGGAATTAGCTTTAAGTTAGAAAGAGAAAATTTTAGAGTTTTTAGAGCTGAAAATATAAAAGAAGCAAAAGAAATATTTTATAGTCAAGATATAGATTTAATAATACTAGACGTAGGACTTCCAGATGGAAATGGTCTTGATCTTTGTAGAGAAATAAGAAAAACTAGCGAAGTAATAATTATATTTTTAACTGCTTGTGATGAAGAAATAGATATAGTGGCAGGACTTGATATAGGTGGAGATGATTATATAACTAAGCCATTTAGTCTTATGGTTTTAATATCTAAGATAAATGCAAGATTAAGAAGAAATACAGTAAAACAGAATAGAAAAGTAACTTCTGATGACATATCTTTTTATCCTCAAGATATGAAGTTAACCAAAAATGGGGAAGATATATTATTAAGTAGAACTGAATTAAAACTCATAAGATATCTACTACTTAACAATCAACAAATAATAACTAAAGAACAATTATTAACAGAACTATGGGATATAGATGGAAAGTTTATAGATCAAAATACTGTTGCAGTAAATATAAGAAGGTTAAGAGAAAAAATAGAGGATGATCCTTCAAAACCTGAATATATAAAGACTGTTAGAGGTATGGGCTATATTTGGACTGAAAAGTGTGTTAGTAATTAA